The proteins below are encoded in one region of Candidatus Epulonipiscium sp.:
- a CDS encoding rhomboid family intramembrane serine protease yields the protein MFTNFIHNAYPIFIEEGFELISNESEVDIFSKEKDVIRLIKRQNTMLYIVNVWNMQNTDLETLKFRNDSYEQRLKGLFKELNCSYLLVLNLLITEEEITLNNPVEFQPNNEIYMISWIVDLYSKKIIVPKKEIDEVLNIRELIQKVFNIIYPEFDLKDSDLSKYGHRMKKKIILKQKSKNTSLTYGLIMLNIILWLLMELNGGSTNINTLLLFGANDRFLILERNQYWRLISSTLLHIGISHLLYNNLALYLFGTRVERYFGKIKFLAIYFITGIIGSIASIFFSDVISAGASGAIYGILGALLVLAYMTNKEIDGLNSYIILIMIMSGIGMGWVMPSIDNAAHLAGLFTGILTGIIMLNQGKKT from the coding sequence ATGTTTACAAACTTCATACATAATGCCTATCCTATTTTTATTGAAGAAGGCTTTGAACTGATATCTAATGAAAGTGAAGTAGATATATTTTCAAAGGAGAAGGATGTAATAAGATTAATCAAAAGGCAGAATACAATGTTGTATATTGTCAATGTTTGGAATATGCAAAACACCGATTTAGAAACATTAAAATTTAGAAATGATTCCTATGAGCAGAGATTAAAAGGCTTATTTAAAGAATTAAATTGCAGCTATCTTTTGGTGCTTAATTTATTAATAACAGAGGAAGAAATAACATTAAATAATCCTGTAGAGTTCCAGCCGAATAACGAAATATACATGATTTCATGGATTGTAGATTTGTACAGTAAGAAAATCATTGTTCCTAAAAAAGAAATAGATGAGGTTCTTAATATAAGGGAATTAATACAAAAGGTTTTCAATATTATTTATCCGGAATTTGACCTGAAGGATTCAGATTTATCAAAGTATGGCCATCGAATGAAGAAGAAGATTATCCTAAAACAAAAAAGTAAAAACACCTCGCTTACCTACGGGCTTATAATGCTTAATATTATTTTATGGCTTTTGATGGAGCTAAACGGAGGATCAACTAATATTAATACTTTGCTCTTATTTGGGGCTAACGATAGATTTTTGATATTAGAAAGAAATCAATATTGGAGATTGATTTCTTCTACATTATTGCATATTGGAATTAGCCATTTACTGTATAATAATTTAGCCCTTTATTTATTTGGAACAAGGGTTGAAAGATATTTTGGTAAAATAAAATTTTTAGCTATTTATTTTATCACTGGTATAATAGGAAGTATAGCAAGCATATTTTTTAGTGATGTCATATCTGCAGGAGCCTCTGGAGCAATATATGGAATTTTAGGAGCACTGTTGGTTTTGGCTTATATGACAAATAAAGAAATAGACGGGTTAAATTCCTATATCATTTTAATTATGATTATGTCAGGTATTGGTATGGGCTGGGTGATGCCTTCTATAGACAATGCTGCACATTTAGCAGGATTATTTACAGGCATTCTAACAGGAATAATAATGCTTAATCAAGGGAAAAAAACATAG
- a CDS encoding competence/damage-inducible protein A: MNAEILSVGTELLLGDIVNTNAQYIAKRLADIGIGVYHQSVVGDNESRLYDAFSLALKRADIVITTGGLGPTKDDLTKEIAAMISGKDMVMDGESLEWIKSYFLKIGRTMTESNIKQAYFPKGATIFHNNNGTAPGCAIEVGEKKIILLPGPPREMKPMFEESVIPYLIPFQEGILVSKVLRICGIGESQVEDMLKDLIDIQTNPTIALYAKTGEVTIRITAKAPKKENANALIKPIDEKIRSILGDNIYGEGIVSLEDVVANLLIKNNKTIAVAESCTGGLLAAKLINYPGISAVFKEGAVTYSNEAKVSRLGVNADTLKNHGAVSKETAKEMAKGICKTGGTDIGISTTGIAGPEGGTTQKPVGLVYVGLCIDGEVNYKRFQFRGNRQNIRERAVISALDWVRRELNKKYK; this comes from the coding sequence GTGAATGCAGAAATACTGTCGGTAGGTACGGAACTTTTACTTGGGGATATTGTAAATACCAATGCCCAATATATTGCAAAGAGACTGGCTGATATTGGGATAGGAGTATATCATCAATCAGTTGTTGGAGATAACGAATCCCGTTTATATGATGCTTTTAGTTTAGCTCTTAAAAGGGCCGATATAGTTATTACAACGGGAGGGTTAGGACCTACAAAGGATGATTTGACTAAGGAAATAGCAGCAATGATTTCAGGAAAAGATATGGTTATGGATGGGGAGTCTTTAGAGTGGATTAAATCCTATTTTTTAAAGATAGGTAGGACAATGACCGAAAGCAATATAAAGCAAGCCTATTTCCCGAAAGGAGCCACTATTTTTCATAATAATAATGGAACAGCTCCAGGATGTGCTATTGAAGTTGGGGAAAAGAAAATTATCCTTCTTCCGGGACCGCCAAGAGAAATGAAACCTATGTTCGAGGAAAGTGTAATCCCATATCTAATTCCATTTCAAGAAGGTATACTTGTTTCTAAGGTATTAAGGATTTGCGGCATTGGTGAAAGTCAAGTAGAAGACATGCTAAAAGATTTAATTGATATTCAAACAAATCCCACCATCGCCCTCTATGCAAAAACGGGAGAGGTAACCATTCGTATAACAGCCAAGGCACCTAAAAAGGAAAATGCCAATGCATTAATAAAACCTATTGATGAAAAAATCAGAAGTATTCTAGGGGATAATATTTATGGAGAAGGGATTGTATCCTTAGAAGATGTGGTTGCAAACTTATTGATAAAAAACAATAAAACAATTGCAGTGGCTGAATCCTGTACCGGAGGGCTGCTTGCTGCAAAACTTATAAATTATCCAGGAATTTCAGCAGTTTTTAAGGAGGGGGCCGTAACATACTCTAATGAAGCAAAGGTTAGCCGCTTAGGAGTAAATGCAGATACCCTAAAAAATCATGGGGCTGTTAGTAAAGAAACAGCAAAAGAGATGGCAAAAGGGATTTGCAAGACCGGTGGAACCGATATAGGCATTTCTACTACAGGAATTGCAGGACCTGAAGGAGGAACTACACAAAAGCCAGTAGGGCTTGTATATGTAGGGTTATGCATCGATGGTGAAGTAAACTATAAGAGATTTCAATTTAGAGGAAACAGGCAAAACATAAGGGAACGAGCAGTGATATCTGCTTTAGATTGGGTTAGGAGAGAATTAAACAAAAAATATAAATAA
- a CDS encoding regulatory protein RecX yields the protein MEKAYSKAKDIAIYYLGYRARSEKEVVDKLSSKGYDKSIIDKVIDFLKEYDYVNDKKFADSYVRDKNRFKPVGRKKLAYELKQKGISNEIIDHVLDNTDLNELDSALRLIRKKAPNSTLDIKEKQKIYQFLSRRGFDYYIIKQALEKFYAEDMIE from the coding sequence TTGGAAAAAGCCTATTCTAAGGCCAAGGATATTGCTATTTATTACTTAGGTTATAGAGCCAGGAGTGAAAAGGAAGTAGTGGATAAATTATCATCAAAGGGATATGATAAATCCATTATTGATAAGGTGATTGATTTTTTGAAGGAATATGATTATGTTAATGATAAGAAATTTGCAGATAGTTATGTTAGAGATAAGAATCGGTTTAAACCTGTGGGAAGAAAAAAATTAGCCTATGAATTAAAACAAAAAGGAATAAGTAATGAAATAATTGACCATGTTCTAGATAACACCGATTTAAATGAATTGGACTCCGCTTTAAGGTTAATAAGGAAGAAGGCACCCAATAGCACCCTAGATATAAAAGAAAAGCAAAAAATATATCAATTTTTATCAAGAAGGGGATTCGATTATTATATTATAAAACAGGCCTTAGAAAAATTTTATGCTGAAGATATGATAGAATGA
- the recA gene encoding recombinase RecA, with protein sequence MVSEKQKALDAAISQIQKQFGKGSIMKLGETTENNISTIPTGSLSLDVALGVGGVPRGRIIEVYGPESSGKTTVALHMIAEAQKLGGIAAFIDAEHALDPSYAEKLGVNIDDLYISQPDHGEQALEIAETMVRSGAIDIVIVDSVAALVPKAEIEGEMGDSHMGLQARLMSQALRKLTGIVNKSKCIVVFINQLREKVGIVFGSPETTTGGRALKFYSSIRLDVRRIDSLKQSNDFIGNRTRVKVVKNKVAPPFKQAEFDIMYGQGISKEGDILDLAVELDIANKSGAWFSYGDIRLGQGRENAKIFLKENPDLCNELENMVRKHYELPLTTPIGQTEEEAQPNLETIVK encoded by the coding sequence ATGGTATCAGAAAAGCAAAAGGCATTAGATGCAGCAATAAGCCAAATCCAAAAGCAATTTGGAAAAGGTTCCATCATGAAACTTGGAGAAACTACAGAAAATAATATTTCGACCATTCCAACTGGTTCTTTGAGTCTAGATGTTGCTCTAGGAGTAGGGGGAGTTCCTAGAGGAAGAATTATTGAAGTATATGGGCCTGAATCTTCAGGTAAGACTACAGTTGCTCTTCATATGATAGCCGAAGCACAAAAATTAGGAGGAATTGCAGCATTCATTGATGCGGAACATGCCTTAGATCCTTCCTATGCAGAGAAATTAGGAGTTAATATCGATGACTTATATATTTCTCAGCCGGATCATGGGGAACAGGCTCTAGAAATTGCCGAAACGATGGTTCGATCGGGAGCTATTGATATCGTTATTGTGGATTCAGTAGCGGCCTTAGTCCCCAAGGCAGAGATAGAAGGAGAAATGGGGGATAGTCATATGGGTCTTCAAGCACGTTTGATGTCTCAGGCCCTTAGGAAATTAACAGGTATCGTAAATAAATCTAAATGTATTGTGGTATTTATCAATCAGCTCCGTGAGAAGGTAGGAATTGTATTCGGAAGTCCAGAGACAACAACAGGAGGCCGTGCTCTTAAATTCTATTCTTCTATTAGACTTGATGTAAGAAGAATTGACTCCCTAAAACAAAGCAATGATTTTATAGGGAACCGTACAAGGGTTAAGGTGGTTAAGAATAAAGTAGCACCCCCTTTTAAACAAGCGGAATTTGATATTATGTATGGTCAGGGAATTTCAAAAGAAGGTGATATACTAGATTTAGCCGTTGAACTAGATATTGCCAATAAAAGTGGAGCATGGTTTTCCTATGGGGATATTCGTCTCGGACAGGGAAGGGAAAATGCAAAAATATTTTTAAAAGAAAATCCCGATCTATGCAATGAACTAGAAAATATGGTGAGAAAACATTATGAACTTCCTTTAACAACTCCTATAGGGCAAACAGAGGAAGAAGCTCAACCAAATTTAGAAACAATAGTAAAATAG
- a CDS encoding superoxide reductase, translating into MQNLGQLLQSGDWKGEKHVPIIHIPQNITGGEAFELKVSIGDEIKHPNELEHHIKWIKLFYFKEDGKFPVEIASFDFVSHGEAGVISEPIGSVNVKLNASGFIYAMAYCNIHGLWENKAEIKLD; encoded by the coding sequence ATGCAAAATTTAGGACAATTATTACAAAGCGGTGATTGGAAGGGGGAGAAACATGTGCCTATAATCCACATTCCTCAAAACATAACTGGGGGGGAGGCCTTTGAGCTTAAGGTATCCATAGGGGACGAAATTAAACATCCTAATGAGTTAGAGCATCATATCAAATGGATAAAGTTATTTTATTTCAAGGAAGATGGTAAATTTCCTGTTGAAATTGCTTCCTTTGATTTTGTTTCCCATGGAGAAGCAGGAGTTATTAGTGAACCAATAGGAAGTGTAAATGTTAAACTTAATGCATCTGGATTTATTTATGCTATGGCTTATTGTAATATACATGGGCTATGGGAAAATAAAGCAGAGATTAAACTGGATTAG
- a CDS encoding flotillin family protein, with protein sequence MESTIAIAAIIVGVIIVLMISISTMWKKVSQDKALVITGLKKRVISGGGGFVVPLLERTDVISLENMKIVVKTEGALTEQGVDIIADGVAVIKVKSDKESILASVEQFNTGSEKRTIEVIKDTANDVLEGKLREIISKMTVEEIYKDREKFASQVQEVAAMDLAEMGLEIKAFTIRDISDNNGYLQALGKKRIAEVKRDAQIAEAEATKETKIKTADAARYGEEARLQAETQIAEAAKEKELKVQAYRKDQETEKAKADLAYEIETSKIQQEVEKEKMQIQIVKKQKEIELAEQEAARKEKELEATVKKQADAEKYSSEKRADAAKYKEIQEALAAAETIKATGAAKAEANRLEGMAEVDIIREKGKAEAEAMLKKAEAFKLYNDAAVTQMIIEKLPDIAKSIAEPLSKVEKIVIVDSGNGEGKGASKVTGYVTEIMSTLPETMEALTGVDLKKVLKNVDIMGTMKDLPVNTEEIVVTSEEKN encoded by the coding sequence ATGGAATCAACGATTGCTATTGCTGCAATAATTGTAGGGGTTATCATTGTCCTAATGATTAGTATTAGCACCATGTGGAAAAAGGTTTCTCAGGATAAAGCACTTGTAATTACTGGGCTGAAAAAGAGGGTAATTTCCGGTGGCGGGGGATTTGTAGTACCCCTTTTAGAAAGAACTGATGTAATTTCGCTAGAGAATATGAAGATTGTTGTAAAGACAGAGGGGGCCCTGACCGAACAAGGGGTTGATATCATAGCAGACGGTGTAGCAGTTATTAAGGTGAAATCAGATAAGGAATCAATCCTTGCCTCTGTTGAGCAATTTAACACAGGGTCAGAAAAAAGAACTATTGAGGTAATTAAGGATACAGCCAATGACGTATTAGAAGGAAAACTTCGAGAAATCATTTCTAAAATGACCGTGGAAGAAATATATAAAGATAGAGAAAAATTTGCTTCTCAAGTCCAAGAAGTAGCGGCTATGGATTTGGCAGAAATGGGGCTTGAAATAAAAGCTTTTACCATCCGGGATATTTCTGATAATAACGGGTATTTACAAGCCTTAGGTAAAAAACGTATTGCAGAAGTAAAAAGAGACGCTCAAATAGCAGAAGCAGAAGCGACAAAAGAAACTAAAATAAAAACTGCCGATGCAGCAAGATATGGAGAAGAAGCAAGGCTCCAAGCAGAGACCCAAATAGCAGAAGCGGCTAAGGAAAAAGAACTAAAAGTGCAGGCTTATAGGAAAGACCAAGAAACAGAAAAGGCTAAGGCAGACCTGGCATATGAAATAGAAACAAGTAAGATTCAACAAGAAGTAGAAAAGGAAAAAATGCAGATTCAGATTGTAAAAAAACAAAAAGAAATTGAATTGGCAGAACAGGAAGCAGCTAGAAAGGAAAAAGAATTAGAAGCAACAGTAAAAAAACAAGCGGATGCAGAAAAATATAGCTCAGAAAAAAGAGCCGACGCAGCAAAATATAAAGAAATTCAAGAAGCCCTAGCAGCAGCCGAAACTATCAAAGCTACAGGGGCAGCTAAAGCCGAAGCCAATCGTCTTGAAGGTATGGCAGAGGTTGATATTATCCGTGAAAAAGGTAAAGCCGAGGCCGAAGCTATGCTTAAAAAAGCTGAGGCATTCAAACTATACAACGATGCGGCTGTTACCCAGATGATTATAGAAAAACTTCCTGATATAGCAAAGTCCATTGCAGAACCTTTATCAAAAGTAGAAAAAATTGTTATTGTGGATTCAGGAAATGGTGAAGGCAAGGGGGCTTCAAAGGTAACAGGATATGTAACAGAAATCATGTCCACTCTTCCTGAAACCATGGAGGCCTTAACGGGGGTAGATCTTAAAAAGGTTCTAAAAAACGTAGATATCATGGGGACTATGAAGGACTTACCAGTTAATACTGAAGAAATTGTTGTTACATCAGAAGAAAAAAATTAA
- a CDS encoding M3 family oligoendopeptidase, with the protein MDMHWSLKELYSSFGSEQFESDLEKVFEQIEKIKLWALDNLDTTDSSVSKIEAFIKMQIEFGNTYSRLYEYAFLTISVDAKNEKALQIIESLENMITDLAEPSVRFKKWLSSLENLGTLIPCSDLLKEHTFYLKELISENKYLLNDSEEVILAKMKNTGSKSWEKLQELVSSTLLVDITLDGIDKKLPLSIVRNMAYEKDAVLRKTAYKAELKSYEKIAESSAAALNGIKGEVITECKLRGYSSPLEMTLIHSRMDKETLDVMFRAIEESLPTFRRYLKKKASLLGYKNGLPFFDLFAPIGETDMKFTYEEAKDFIIKNFTKFNPSLGSFAKNAFEKNWIDAMPRDGKRGGAFCSNIHSIRESRILSNFTGMFNDVITLAHELGHGYHGECLKNETYLNSDYPMPIAETASIFAETIIINAALEEASKDEALSILESDLMSSTQVIVDIYSRFLFEDRLFKIREKASLSVKELNELMLDSQRKAYGEGLDNNYLHPYMWVCKPHYYSAEYNYYNFPYAFGLLFSKGLYALYLDKGEEFIKDFDILLMSTGKNNLIDVSKRMNIDLHSLEFWENSLALIKKDIDKFINI; encoded by the coding sequence ATGGATATGCACTGGAGCCTTAAGGAATTATATTCTTCATTTGGTTCGGAACAATTTGAAAGTGATTTAGAAAAGGTTTTTGAACAAATTGAAAAAATTAAATTATGGGCATTGGATAATCTCGACACAACTGATAGCTCCGTTTCCAAGATAGAGGCTTTTATTAAAATGCAAATTGAATTCGGGAATACATACAGCCGTTTATATGAATATGCTTTCCTTACCATTAGCGTAGATGCGAAAAATGAAAAGGCACTACAAATAATTGAATCCTTAGAAAATATGATAACTGATCTTGCAGAACCTTCTGTAAGGTTTAAAAAATGGCTAAGTAGCCTCGAAAATTTGGGCACCCTAATACCCTGTTCGGATCTTTTAAAGGAACATACCTTTTATCTTAAAGAATTAATTTCTGAAAACAAATATTTATTAAATGACAGTGAAGAAGTAATTTTAGCAAAAATGAAGAATACCGGTTCAAAGTCTTGGGAAAAATTGCAAGAGCTTGTTTCATCTACTCTTCTTGTAGATATAACCTTAGATGGTATAGATAAAAAACTCCCACTTTCTATTGTAAGAAATATGGCCTATGAAAAAGATGCCGTTCTTAGAAAAACAGCCTATAAAGCTGAATTAAAATCCTATGAAAAGATTGCAGAATCCTCTGCTGCTGCCCTTAATGGAATAAAAGGAGAAGTCATTACAGAATGTAAATTAAGAGGTTATTCTTCTCCCCTTGAAATGACACTTATTCACTCTAGGATGGACAAAGAAACCCTCGATGTTATGTTTAGAGCCATCGAGGAGAGCTTACCTACCTTTAGGAGATATCTTAAAAAGAAGGCAAGTTTACTTGGATATAAAAATGGTCTTCCATTTTTTGATTTATTTGCTCCTATCGGGGAAACTGATATGAAATTTACCTATGAAGAAGCAAAAGATTTTATCATAAAAAACTTTACTAAATTTAATCCTTCTCTAGGTAGTTTTGCAAAAAATGCTTTTGAAAAAAATTGGATTGATGCTATGCCTAGAGATGGAAAAAGAGGTGGCGCCTTTTGCTCTAATATTCACTCTATAAGAGAAAGTAGAATTTTAAGCAACTTTACTGGAATGTTTAATGATGTAATAACCCTTGCCCATGAACTAGGCCATGGTTATCACGGAGAATGTCTGAAAAATGAAACTTACCTAAATAGTGATTACCCTATGCCTATTGCTGAAACTGCTTCTATCTTTGCAGAAACAATTATAATAAATGCTGCCCTTGAAGAGGCTTCTAAGGATGAGGCCCTAAGTATTTTAGAAAGCGATTTAATGAGTTCCACGCAAGTGATTGTGGACATATACAGCCGTTTCTTATTTGAAGACAGATTGTTCAAAATTAGAGAAAAAGCTTCCTTATCAGTAAAAGAATTGAATGAATTAATGCTTGATTCCCAGAGAAAAGCCTATGGTGAAGGGCTTGATAATAATTATCTCCACCCCTATATGTGGGTATGTAAGCCCCATTATTACTCTGCTGAGTATAATTACTACAACTTCCCTTATGCTTTCGGCCTTTTGTTTTCCAAGGGTCTCTACGCCCTTTATCTAGATAAAGGAGAGGAATTCATAAAGGATTTCGATATTTTACTAATGTCTACAGGGAAAAATAACTTAATTGATGTGTCAAAAAGGATGAATATCGACCTTCACTCCTTAGAGTTTTGGGAAAATTCTCTTGCATTAATAAAAAAAGATATAGATAAATTCATTAATATATAA
- a CDS encoding DNA-3-methyladenine glycosylase, whose product MKKLERRFYNRDTLIVAKELLGKYIVHKIDGQDLIGRIVETEAYKGAIDKAAHSYQNKRTPRTEIMYGPSGYAYVYLIYGMYYCMNIITEEEGNPCGVLLRAVEPYKGLEKMAKIRFNKPYEKLNTTQKRNLSNGPGKLCMALKITVKDYGLDLCGDKLFICGENENLNFEIIEDKRINIDYAEEAAEYPWRFYIKGNPYVSVKKSLKKE is encoded by the coding sequence ATGAAAAAGCTAGAAAGAAGGTTTTATAATAGAGATACACTAATAGTTGCTAAGGAATTACTGGGTAAATATATTGTGCATAAAATAGACGGGCAAGATTTAATAGGTAGAATTGTAGAAACAGAGGCTTACAAGGGAGCAATAGATAAGGCTGCCCATAGTTATCAAAATAAGAGAACCCCTAGAACTGAGATTATGTATGGACCTTCGGGATATGCTTATGTGTATTTGATTTACGGTATGTACTATTGTATGAATATAATTACTGAAGAAGAGGGAAATCCTTGTGGAGTGCTTCTTAGGGCAGTAGAACCTTATAAAGGTTTAGAAAAAATGGCAAAAATAAGATTTAATAAACCCTATGAAAAACTTAATACAACACAAAAAAGAAATTTAAGTAATGGCCCTGGGAAGCTTTGTATGGCCCTTAAAATCACAGTAAAAGATTATGGTTTAGACCTTTGCGGGGATAAATTATTTATATGCGGTGAAAATGAAAACCTTAATTTTGAAATAATAGAAGATAAAAGAATAAATATAGATTATGCAGAAGAAGCGGCAGAATATCCTTGGAGATTTTATATAAAGGGTAATCCCTATGTATCGGTTAAAAAAAGCCTAAAAAAAGAATAG
- a CDS encoding beta-glucosidase, whose protein sequence is MKELKHIFPKDFLWGVATASYQIEGAYKEGGKGESIWDRFSHIHDNIFDDHNGDIACDHYHLYEEDVKLLKEMGVQTYRFSISWPRIFPEGRGNPNEKGVEFYRNLISLLNKYGIKPAVTLYHWDLPQKLQDIGGWANREVVNYYVEYASYIFEEFGQSVPIWITHNEPWVVSFLGYGFGVHAPGIKDISTALLVSHHLMLSHGRTVKLYRKMGLKGQIGITLNLSTEYSNSNDENDIEAARNQDGFANRWFLDPLLKGNYPKDILELFVSNNLVLPQITQEDLEEIYQPIDFLGVNYYSAHVNKFDANNNLLKAERVSTGRDKTEMGWEIYPEGLYDLLIRLHKEYGGIPLMITENGAAFNDIVDYEGKINDYNRLDYLYRHFREAHKAINDGVNLKGYYVWSFMDNFEWTYGYSKRFGITYIDYKTKERILKKSGYWYGKVIKNNGF, encoded by the coding sequence ATGAAGGAATTGAAACATATTTTCCCTAAAGATTTTTTATGGGGGGTTGCCACTGCATCTTATCAGATAGAAGGGGCCTACAAGGAGGGTGGTAAAGGTGAATCAATATGGGATAGATTTAGCCATATACACGATAATATATTTGATGATCATAATGGGGATATTGCTTGTGACCACTATCATTTATATGAAGAAGATGTAAAACTTTTAAAAGAAATGGGGGTGCAGACTTATCGTTTCTCAATTTCGTGGCCTAGGATTTTTCCTGAGGGGAGGGGAAACCCAAACGAAAAAGGGGTTGAATTTTATAGAAATTTAATAAGTTTGTTGAATAAATATGGGATAAAACCGGCAGTAACCTTATATCATTGGGATTTACCACAAAAACTTCAAGATATCGGGGGATGGGCCAACAGAGAAGTAGTAAACTATTATGTGGAATATGCTTCTTATATATTTGAAGAATTTGGTCAAAGTGTTCCCATATGGATTACCCATAATGAACCCTGGGTTGTATCTTTTTTAGGTTATGGGTTTGGCGTACATGCTCCGGGAATAAAAGATATTTCCACTGCTTTATTGGTCTCACATCATTTGATGCTTTCCCATGGAAGGACTGTAAAATTATATAGAAAGATGGGTCTAAAAGGTCAAATAGGTATTACCCTTAATTTATCTACAGAGTATTCTAACTCTAATGACGAAAATGATATCGAAGCTGCTAGAAATCAAGATGGATTTGCCAACAGATGGTTTTTAGACCCCCTTTTAAAGGGAAATTACCCCAAAGATATACTTGAACTTTTTGTTTCTAATAACTTGGTATTACCACAGATTACCCAAGAAGACCTCGAAGAAATTTATCAACCTATAGATTTTTTAGGAGTAAATTACTATTCTGCCCATGTTAATAAGTTTGATGCTAATAATAATTTATTGAAAGCAGAAAGAGTTTCCACCGGTAGGGATAAAACGGAAATGGGGTGGGAAATATATCCAGAAGGCCTTTATGATTTATTAATAAGACTTCATAAAGAGTATGGGGGCATTCCCTTGATGATTACGGAAAATGGGGCAGCATTTAATGATATAGTTGATTACGAGGGAAAGATAAATGATTATAATCGTTTGGATTATCTGTATAGGCATTTTAGAGAAGCGCATAAGGCTATAAATGATGGAGTAAATCTTAAGGGCTATTATGTATGGTCTTTTATGGATAATTTCGAATGGACCTATGGATATAGTAAGCGGTTTGGGATAACTTATATTGACTATAAAACAAAAGAAAGAATATTAAAAAAGAGCGGGTACTGGTATGGGAAAGTCATAAAAAATAACGGATTTTAA